From the genome of Campylobacter concisus, one region includes:
- a CDS encoding Rrf2 family transcriptional regulator, whose translation TLLQIFNAVNDKEKLFKIHSDSPKACPLGSKIEGLLTGHFLKAQEALEDSLRSITLQDLLDELIDL comes from the coding sequence TAACCCTCCTTCAAATTTTTAACGCAGTAAATGATAAAGAAAAACTTTTTAAGATCCACTCTGACTCACCTAAAGCCTGCCCACTTGGTAGCAAGATCGAGGGACTTTTAACTGGTCACTTCCTAAAAGCACAAGAAGCTTTAGAGGATAGTTTAAGAAGCATTACTTTACAAGATCTATTAGATGAGCTTATTGATTTATAA
- a CDS encoding ComEA family DNA-binding protein: MKKIIFSLLAAASTLLAAINLNTATKEELMSLDGIGSSKADAIIEYRKANKFNSIEDIKNVNGIGDKTFENLKSDISVSGTTKIDETKAKTKSKKDDTKQKVSKKSDEVKEKKDGAKDSVKEVKDKKESPKDKAEKKSKAKKEKSKE; the protein is encoded by the coding sequence ATGAAAAAGATTATATTCTCACTATTAGCAGCAGCTTCTACATTACTAGCAGCCATAAATTTAAACACCGCCACAAAAGAAGAGTTAATGAGTTTAGATGGCATAGGATCTTCAAAGGCAGATGCAATAATAGAGTATAGAAAAGCAAATAAATTTAACTCAATAGAAGATATAAAAAATGTAAATGGTATAGGTGATAAGACATTTGAAAATTTAAAATCAGATATATCAGTATCAGGCACTACAAAGATAGACGAAACAAAAGCTAAAACAAAATCTAAAAAAGATGACACAAAACAAAAAGTAAGTAAAAAGAGTGATGAAGTAAAAGAGAAAAAAGATGGTGCTAAAGATAGCGTAAAAGAAGTCAAAGATAAGAAAGAAAGCCCAAAAGATAAAGCAGAGAAAAAGAGCAAAGCTAAAAAAGAGAAAAGCAAAGAGTAA